A single window of Bacteroidales bacterium DNA harbors:
- a CDS encoding TPM domain-containing protein: protein MKTCQSKIVPLLTIYFLFVASAFAQSVEIPEKPDPPRLVNDFTGTLSSTEISKLEQKLVAFNDSTSTQIAVVLVTSLGDYDKAQFADLLGEKWGIGRKGKNNGLVVLVKPKQGTSSGEAFIATGYGLDGAVPDAVVKRILEEEMFPSFRENRYFEGLDRATDILMNLTAGEYSAEEYLKTPPPVGVLIGALFPFLIFVLMIILFSRKNKMTNYGGRSSNMPLWTALFLASQLGQQKGKWGSFTSGGGSFGGGSGSFGGGGGFGGFGGGSFGGGGAGGSW, encoded by the coding sequence ATGAAAACTTGTCAGAGCAAAATCGTGCCTTTGCTGACCATTTACTTCCTATTTGTTGCATCGGCATTTGCCCAAAGTGTGGAAATTCCCGAAAAGCCCGATCCACCGCGCCTTGTCAACGATTTTACCGGGACCCTGAGCAGTACTGAAATAAGTAAACTAGAGCAGAAACTTGTTGCATTTAATGACTCTACTTCTACACAAATTGCAGTAGTGCTGGTAACTTCCCTTGGGGATTATGATAAAGCACAGTTTGCAGATCTGCTAGGCGAGAAATGGGGTATTGGACGTAAAGGGAAGAACAATGGTCTGGTGGTTTTAGTCAAGCCGAAGCAAGGCACTTCAAGCGGTGAAGCATTCATTGCTACTGGTTATGGATTAGATGGAGCAGTTCCCGATGCTGTGGTCAAGCGTATTTTAGAAGAGGAAATGTTCCCTTCTTTTCGTGAAAACCGATATTTTGAGGGCCTTGACAGAGCCACTGACATTCTGATGAATCTCACAGCAGGCGAATATTCAGCCGAAGAATACCTAAAAACACCTCCACCTGTTGGTGTATTAATTGGTGCATTATTTCCTTTTTTAATTTTTGTTTTAATGATAATTTTATTTTCCCGAAAAAATAAAATGACCAACTATGGTGGCCGCAGTTCGAATATGCCTCTTTGGACTGCCTTGTTTCTTGCCAGTCAACTTGGGCAACAGAAAGGTAAATGGGGGTCATTTACCTCAGGCGGCGGATCATTTGGTGGAGGAAGCGGAAGTTTTGGAGGGGGAGGCGGATTTGGAGGATTTGGTGGCGGCAGCTTTGGCGGAGGAGGCGCCGGTGGAAGTTGGTAG
- a CDS encoding LemA family protein has protein sequence MKNVKLIVTLGVVFLVIVIIYASVKGTYNSIIRYDEQVTASWSQVVTDYQRRMDLIPNLVNVVKGYADFEQETLIGVIEARASATKVQLNVNNLDENALQQIEKSQQAVSSALSRLLVTVERYPDLKANTNFRDLQAQLEGTENRIANARRKFNESTQTYNSYIRQFPKNIYANFFGFEKKPYFEAAVGAEKAPEVQF, from the coding sequence ATGAAAAATGTAAAACTGATCGTGACACTGGGTGTCGTTTTTTTGGTGATCGTTATAATTTATGCCAGTGTTAAAGGTACTTATAACAGTATTATCCGTTACGATGAGCAGGTAACAGCTTCCTGGTCGCAGGTAGTTACCGATTACCAGCGCCGGATGGATCTGATACCGAATCTGGTTAATGTAGTCAAAGGTTATGCAGATTTCGAGCAGGAAACGCTGATTGGTGTAATCGAAGCAAGAGCAAGTGCCACAAAAGTTCAACTCAATGTGAACAACCTCGATGAAAACGCTTTACAGCAAATCGAAAAATCACAACAGGCAGTAAGTTCAGCATTAAGCAGATTGCTTGTAACTGTTGAAAGGTACCCTGATTTAAAAGCAAATACAAATTTCCGTGATCTACAGGCGCAGCTCGAAGGAACCGAAAACCGGATTGCCAATGCCCGCCGGAAGTTCAATGAGTCAACCCAAACCTACAATTCTTACATCAGGCAATTTCCAAAAAATATTTATGCCAATTTCTTTGGATTTGAGAAGAAGCCTTACTTTGAGGCCGCTGTTGGCGCAGAAAAAGCCCCAGAGGTACAGTTTTAA
- the alr gene encoding alanine racemase: MHFPSIIEISKSALRHNISFLQSYLQPGVRISSVVKANAYGHGVSVFVPLAEEFGIDHFSVFSLDEAFNVRKSLKNHADIMVMGWVDPKDIPWAVEHDTEFYVFEMDTLHAALNAAKFNRKQAKVHLEVETGMNRTGLSVRDLKKAMKLITENVAYFNIRGLCTHYAGAESISNYLRVIHQLKRFNQKRKLLLHNGIVPAFNHTACSAACVAYPKTQMDMVRIGILQYGFWPSPETFIHYIHGRNDKTDPLQRVLSWKSKIMSIKDVSEGEFVSYGTTYLAKSDMRIAIIPAGYSHGYSRSLSNQGRVLISNQRVGVIGTVNMNMLIADITGLEDAKIGDEVVFIGRQGDKVINVSSFTELSDQLNYELLARLPMNIPRIIVD, from the coding sequence ATGCATTTTCCCTCAATTATCGAGATCAGCAAATCCGCGCTGAGGCATAACATTTCATTTCTCCAATCCTATTTGCAACCGGGCGTCAGAATTTCCTCGGTTGTTAAAGCCAATGCATACGGCCACGGTGTTTCTGTATTTGTTCCCCTCGCTGAAGAATTTGGCATTGATCATTTCTCCGTTTTTAGTCTTGATGAGGCTTTCAACGTCAGGAAGTCATTGAAAAATCACGCTGATATCATGGTCATGGGCTGGGTTGATCCGAAAGATATTCCCTGGGCAGTTGAGCATGATACTGAGTTTTATGTTTTTGAGATGGATACACTACATGCTGCATTAAATGCGGCAAAATTCAATAGAAAACAAGCAAAAGTACATCTTGAAGTTGAAACCGGTATGAACAGAACCGGTCTCTCTGTCAGAGACCTCAAAAAAGCAATGAAGTTGATCACAGAAAACGTTGCATATTTTAATATCCGTGGGCTATGTACACACTACGCCGGTGCTGAGAGCATCTCCAATTATCTCAGGGTAATTCATCAATTGAAAAGATTTAACCAAAAACGAAAGTTGTTGCTGCACAACGGCATCGTTCCCGCATTTAACCATACGGCTTGCTCTGCAGCATGTGTCGCCTACCCGAAAACACAAATGGATATGGTAAGGATCGGTATCCTGCAATACGGCTTTTGGCCCAGTCCCGAGACTTTCATTCACTACATCCATGGAAGGAATGACAAAACTGATCCCTTACAACGTGTCTTGAGCTGGAAAAGTAAAATCATGAGTATAAAGGATGTCAGTGAAGGGGAATTTGTCAGTTATGGTACGACCTACCTGGCAAAAAGTGATATGCGAATAGCCATTATTCCTGCCGGTTACTCGCATGGATACAGCCGTTCACTAAGTAATCAGGGCAGGGTGCTGATTAGCAATCAGCGGGTGGGAGTGATTGGTACTGTAAATATGAACATGCTGATTGCCGATATTACCGGACTTGAAGATGCCAAGATAGGAGATGAAGTGGTGTTTATTGGTCGTCAGGGTGATAAAGTGATTAATGTTTCCTCTTTTACTGAGTTAAGCGACCAACTGAATTATGAATTACTGGCCAGGCTTCCTATGAATATTCCACGAATAATTGTTGACTAA
- a CDS encoding TPM domain-containing protein, with translation MTSNLIKSPSRLFSFQDEADVKQAILNAELDTSGEIRVHIESTCQGDVLDRAAFIFEKLNMHNTEMRNGVLFYLAVKNRKFAVIGDVGINVNVPESFWEELNMEILSYFRENQFAEGLIYGIGRTGEYLKKYFPYQKGDRNELSDDISYG, from the coding sequence ATGACAAGTAATCTAATTAAATCTCCATCCAGGCTATTTTCATTTCAGGACGAGGCTGACGTCAAACAAGCCATTTTAAATGCCGAACTGGATACTTCCGGCGAAATTCGGGTTCACATCGAAAGTACCTGCCAGGGCGATGTATTGGACAGGGCTGCTTTTATATTTGAAAAACTGAACATGCACAACACGGAAATGCGGAATGGAGTGCTGTTTTATCTGGCAGTGAAAAACAGGAAATTTGCAGTAATTGGCGATGTGGGAATAAATGTGAATGTACCGGAATCTTTCTGGGAAGAGTTGAATATGGAAATACTCAGCTATTTTAGGGAGAATCAATTTGCCGAAGGATTGATTTATGGAATCGGAAGAACCGGTGAATACCTGAAAAAATATTTCCCTTACCAGAAAGGTGACAGGAATGAGTTGTCGGATGATATTTCATACGGTTAA
- a CDS encoding peptidoglycan DD-metalloendopeptidase family protein: MNFRFIILLSIFIFGAVRGYSQDLPARDSLSLLSDSALFHSNYNDADFIPGDFSFVPAEILYDCIWDNYNIRYKSEILPSKKDTVMIPLIGQDDNCFVTPFQGKVISGFRTPRRKNHTGTDVKLSKGDSVLCAFDGKVRLARTYSGYGLLVLVRHNNGLETIYSHLSKILVKENQYISAGEIIGLGGRTGRATTDHLHFESRLFGIPFNSEKYIDFENAELKGDTLYYINGHIELRLEDFPSAPASNELIAGSVKGDGIAYKIQKGDTLSAIARKYNTSVNRICQDNNITVTKTLKIGEVLVIR; encoded by the coding sequence TTGAATTTTCGATTCATTATTTTACTTTCGATATTTATCTTTGGTGCAGTGAGGGGTTACAGCCAGGATTTGCCAGCAAGGGACTCATTGTCTTTGCTGTCAGACTCTGCGTTGTTCCATTCGAATTATAATGATGCTGACTTCATTCCCGGTGATTTTTCATTTGTGCCTGCTGAAATTCTGTACGACTGTATTTGGGATAACTACAACATACGCTATAAATCGGAGATATTGCCTTCAAAAAAAGATACAGTGATGATCCCGTTAATAGGTCAGGATGACAATTGTTTTGTTACTCCATTTCAGGGAAAAGTTATCAGCGGGTTTAGGACGCCAAGAAGGAAAAATCACACGGGTACTGATGTTAAGCTTTCCAAAGGCGACAGCGTTTTATGTGCGTTTGACGGGAAAGTGCGCCTGGCAAGGACTTACAGTGGTTACGGGCTATTAGTGCTTGTCAGGCACAACAACGGTCTTGAAACGATTTACAGCCATTTGTCGAAAATATTGGTCAAAGAAAATCAATATATCAGCGCTGGCGAGATCATTGGTTTGGGTGGCAGGACAGGCAGAGCAACCACCGACCATTTGCACTTTGAGTCGCGGTTATTTGGTATTCCATTCAACTCTGAAAAATATATTGATTTTGAAAACGCTGAATTAAAGGGTGATACGTTGTATTATATCAATGGCCATATTGAGTTGCGTCTGGAAGATTTTCCATCTGCACCAGCCTCCAATGAACTTATTGCAGGATCTGTAAAAGGTGATGGGATCGCATACAAAATACAGAAAGGGGATACATTATCAGCCATTGCAAGGAAGTATAATACTTCTGTAAACCGCATCTGCCAGGATAATAATATAACAGTCACTAAAACCCTTAAAATTGGGGAAGTACTTGTAATCAGGTAA
- a CDS encoding GNAT family N-acetyltransferase — protein MFKEKVFTPADTIATKEKTDLVDFLYDHLEEYGDKKEHITNSIDYAMHHYPLAGGFVLQVNKGEEIIGAVVMNKTGMEGFIPENVLVYIAVHRDYRGKGIGKTLMEKAIRLAKGDVALHVEQDNPANFLYKKLGFVNPYLEMRYYKNGK, from the coding sequence ATGTTTAAAGAGAAAGTATTTACCCCCGCAGACACGATTGCAACCAAAGAAAAAACTGATCTTGTTGATTTTTTATACGACCATCTCGAAGAATACGGGGACAAAAAAGAGCACATTACCAATTCAATAGATTATGCCATGCACCATTACCCCCTTGCAGGTGGTTTTGTGTTGCAGGTAAATAAAGGTGAAGAGATCATTGGTGCAGTTGTGATGAACAAGACCGGAATGGAAGGCTTCATACCTGAAAATGTATTGGTTTATATAGCTGTGCATCGCGATTACCGGGGAAAGGGTATAGGAAAAACCCTGATGGAAAAAGCAATAAGACTGGCCAAAGGTGATGTTGCATTGCACGTTGAACAAGATAATCCTGCAAATTTCCTTTACAAAAAATTAGGCTTTGTAAATCCGTATCTGGAGATGAGGTATTATAAAAATGGAAAATAA
- a CDS encoding patatin-like phospholipase family protein: MKKYKIGIALGGGGARGFAHLGVLKALEEKGIQPDIISGVSAGALVGVFIASGMKPDDIFTMMKENKFNDYAQVIVPKNGLLSLDRTRELLKKHLSVDDFADLKIPLYVATTNLFEGKIEYFNKGDLTTIIQASMSIPVLFSPVKIGQSLYADGGIMDNLPVEPLIGKCRKIIAVNISPLQTILKIQNLIDAATRAFQLSVNATTKGIDGKCDILIEPEKLSKFELLNTSHVDEMFEIGYEYCKNLKIAL; the protein is encoded by the coding sequence ATGAAAAAATATAAAATCGGTATTGCATTGGGCGGGGGTGGAGCAAGGGGATTTGCCCATCTTGGAGTTCTGAAGGCGTTAGAGGAAAAAGGCATTCAACCGGATATTATTTCCGGAGTGAGTGCGGGAGCTCTCGTCGGTGTTTTTATTGCATCAGGAATGAAACCTGATGATATTTTTACGATGATGAAGGAGAACAAGTTCAATGATTATGCGCAGGTTATCGTGCCAAAAAATGGCTTATTAAGCCTTGATAGAACCAGGGAATTACTGAAAAAGCATCTTTCTGTTGATGATTTTGCCGATCTGAAGATTCCACTGTATGTGGCTACTACAAATCTCTTTGAGGGAAAAATTGAGTATTTCAACAAAGGTGATCTTACAACAATCATCCAGGCTTCCATGTCAATACCAGTATTGTTTTCACCTGTAAAAATTGGTCAAAGTCTTTATGCTGATGGAGGAATAATGGACAATTTGCCGGTTGAACCGTTGATAGGGAAATGTCGGAAAATCATTGCTGTAAACATTAGTCCGTTACAAACAATTTTAAAAATTCAAAACCTTATAGATGCTGCTACAAGGGCATTTCAACTGAGTGTAAATGCAACAACCAAAGGGATTGACGGCAAATGTGATATTTTAATTGAGCCTGAAAAATTGTCAAAGTTTGAACTCTTGAATACATCACATGTTGACGAGATGTTTGAAATTGGTTATGAATATTGTAAAAATTTAAAAATTGCCCTATGA
- a CDS encoding alanine/ornithine racemase family PLP-dependent enzyme produces MAYVELNRRKLRHNYKFLKELFGKHNIKWGVVSKLLCGNKKFIQEVLALNPLEIHDSRISNLKTIKELAPDMQTVYIKPPPNGSIPGLVKYADVSFNTSFKTIKMISDEAVLQNKIHKIIIMIEMGDLREGVMGDELMNFYKRVFTLPNIEVIGVGANLNCLNGVMPTHDKLIQLSLYKQLIEARFNRKIPWVTGGSSVTIPLVFKKLIPKGINHFRIGETLFRGIDLFEDKLIPGMKGDVFRLHTEIIELREKPKIPSGEIGTNVAGETPEIDENNYGKTSFRAILDIGLLDIKPVDLVSEDKSIEYSGASSDMVVMDLGKNENNYKVGDTISFKLSYMGILAIMNSNYISKEIVQ; encoded by the coding sequence ATGGCATATGTTGAATTAAACAGGCGAAAGCTAAGGCATAATTACAAATTTCTTAAAGAACTCTTCGGCAAGCACAACATCAAATGGGGAGTAGTATCGAAGTTACTTTGCGGGAATAAAAAATTTATCCAGGAGGTTTTAGCTTTGAACCCATTAGAAATTCACGACTCAAGAATCAGCAACCTCAAAACAATAAAAGAGCTGGCGCCCGACATGCAAACCGTTTACATCAAACCCCCTCCCAATGGATCAATACCGGGTTTGGTGAAATATGCAGATGTCAGCTTTAATACAAGCTTTAAAACCATTAAGATGATCTCGGATGAGGCTGTATTGCAGAACAAGATCCATAAGATCATTATTATGATTGAGATGGGCGACTTACGGGAAGGGGTGATGGGTGATGAATTGATGAATTTCTACAAAAGGGTGTTTACTTTGCCAAACATCGAGGTAATAGGAGTTGGCGCAAATCTAAACTGTCTCAACGGCGTTATGCCGACACACGACAAACTCATTCAGCTAAGTCTTTACAAGCAACTCATCGAAGCCAGGTTCAATAGAAAAATCCCCTGGGTAACGGGTGGGTCTTCGGTGACAATACCCCTTGTTTTTAAAAAACTTATCCCAAAAGGGATCAATCATTTCAGGATTGGGGAAACACTTTTCAGGGGGATTGATTTGTTCGAAGATAAATTGATTCCCGGAATGAAAGGAGATGTTTTCAGGTTACATACTGAGATCATTGAGCTGAGGGAAAAGCCAAAAATCCCCTCGGGTGAAATTGGAACAAATGTAGCAGGCGAAACACCCGAGATTGATGAAAATAATTATGGAAAAACTTCATTTCGTGCCATTCTCGACATCGGTTTGTTGGATATTAAACCTGTTGATCTTGTGTCTGAGGATAAATCAATAGAGTACTCCGGTGCCAGCTCCGATATGGTGGTGATGGACTTGGGAAAAAATGAAAATAATTATAAAGTAGGTGACACAATCTCGTTCAAATTGAGCTATATGGGCATTCTGGCCATCATGAATTCAAATTACATCAGCAAAGAGATTGTACAATGA
- a CDS encoding mechanosensitive ion channel family protein encodes MNQFESILERIRDIWNFELLKLGSTPLTLKSLTIVVVSLFLLIYLTSKLKKLLVNKIFPRYKLDIGVSQSIATIIRYVLVLLGTYIIFQTSGIDLSALGLLIGALGIGIGFGLQNVTNNFISGVIILFERPIKVGDRVEVDDILGTVASISARSTTIITNDNISVIVPNSAFINERVINWSLNDRNVRLNFPVSVAYKEDPATIRKLLLEVANDNPEVLKNPEPDVLFDEFGDSSLNFNLRVWTQTYSDKPKVLKSQLYYAIFEKFKAHNIEIPFPQQDIYVKGGIEIKSKTMP; translated from the coding sequence ATGAACCAGTTTGAATCAATCCTGGAACGAATTCGAGATATCTGGAACTTTGAGTTGTTGAAACTTGGTTCCACACCACTTACTTTAAAATCATTGACAATCGTCGTAGTTTCGCTCTTCTTATTGATTTACCTGACATCCAAACTGAAGAAATTGCTGGTAAATAAAATCTTCCCCCGCTATAAACTCGATATTGGGGTAAGTCAATCCATTGCTACGATCATTCGTTATGTGCTGGTTCTTTTGGGCACGTATATCATTTTTCAAACTTCAGGTATTGATCTGAGTGCTTTGGGATTGCTTATCGGAGCTTTAGGAATTGGTATTGGGTTCGGCCTTCAGAATGTCACCAACAACTTTATCAGTGGCGTTATCATTCTGTTTGAACGCCCAATCAAAGTAGGCGACCGTGTGGAAGTGGATGATATTTTAGGAACTGTTGCCAGTATCTCAGCACGCTCCACAACCATTATCACCAATGATAACATCAGTGTTATTGTACCCAATTCAGCTTTTATCAACGAACGGGTAATAAACTGGAGCCTTAACGATCGTAATGTAAGGTTAAACTTTCCGGTGAGTGTGGCCTATAAGGAAGACCCTGCAACCATCAGAAAGCTGCTGTTGGAGGTTGCAAATGATAATCCGGAGGTACTCAAAAACCCAGAACCAGATGTACTTTTTGATGAATTCGGAGACAGTAGCCTTAATTTTAATTTGCGTGTGTGGACACAAACATACAGCGATAAGCCAAAAGTCCTGAAAAGCCAGCTGTATTATGCCATCTTTGAAAAGTTCAAAGCTCACAATATCGAAATTCCTTTCCCGCAGCAAGATATCTATGTTAAAGGCGGAATAGAGATAAAAAGTAAAACTATGCCCTGA
- a CDS encoding peptidoglycan-binding protein: MLLKNGSRGDDVKKLQAKLGISDDGSFGSGTEAKVKEWQAKNGFVANGIVDDKMWLKLFGASVAATSGNVSSGPLKLDKLKGKIPDAVLSQIPDTAKKFEITNGLRLAHFLAQCGHESGGFRIVTENMNYSAERLRVIFPKYFPGNLADSYANNPAKIGSLVYASRMGNGNEASGEGFKFRGRGFLQLTGKDNYTSFARFIGEDTVANPDLVATKYPLASAAFFFASKRIWAICDRGPGEDVITAVTKAVNGGTIGLADRIKHFNEYYSLLR, translated from the coding sequence ATGTTACTCAAAAATGGTTCACGAGGTGATGATGTAAAAAAATTACAAGCTAAACTTGGTATATCAGATGATGGATCCTTTGGGTCAGGTACCGAGGCCAAAGTTAAAGAATGGCAAGCAAAAAATGGGTTTGTAGCCAACGGTATTGTTGACGATAAAATGTGGTTAAAGCTATTTGGTGCTTCCGTTGCGGCAACTTCGGGGAATGTTTCATCCGGCCCTCTGAAACTGGATAAGCTAAAAGGTAAAATACCAGATGCTGTCCTTTCTCAAATTCCTGACACAGCCAAAAAGTTTGAAATAACCAATGGGCTGCGTCTTGCTCACTTTTTAGCCCAATGTGGCCATGAAAGTGGGGGTTTCAGGATAGTTACAGAAAATATGAACTACTCAGCCGAGCGGTTGCGGGTAATTTTTCCAAAATATTTTCCCGGAAATTTAGCAGACTCTTACGCAAACAATCCTGCAAAAATTGGCTCGCTGGTCTATGCCAGCCGCATGGGAAATGGTAACGAGGCCAGCGGTGAAGGTTTTAAATTCAGGGGAAGAGGTTTCCTCCAACTCACCGGAAAAGACAACTACACCAGTTTTGCCAGGTTTATTGGTGAAGATACCGTTGCCAACCCCGACCTGGTTGCGACCAAATATCCACTGGCTTCAGCAGCTTTCTTTTTTGCTTCCAAACGCATTTGGGCTATTTGCGACAGAGGACCTGGTGAGGATGTAATCACAGCAGTAACCAAGGCTGTGAATGGCGGAACCATTGGTTTAGCTGACAGAATCAAGCATTTCAACGAATACTATAGCTTGCTAAGGTAA
- a CDS encoding trypsin-like peptidase domain-containing protein, whose amino-acid sequence MRTKILLSFIFFFATVQFIALFAQSSDRDAARSVVKIKTTFKGPDEKGKIVTKIGNGTGWCYGNPRQVITALHVVAGIPVKDIVVYTDRQQKESGVIKVVRVLKEADLALLELDTDLGITPLSLADVDHNSTGEFFIWGYPHGIFHMAGDDVRFSRSLDPPPTLNSLVNNTDFKFILDEQQGYPLSKVRILRVSSTIQPGHSGAPILTKSGQVIGIADGGLRSGTARLNWAIPASFYIPKLLASSDPFPGTASLQANLYASYTVVPDNSGNEMQNKMMEDDVKYNIVGSGDNEITKTWSASYQEILSTMEVEDRNDISEITSAFNLNMNNTRYDVYEDYQTGATITIPAGETMDYSNGWFYTTNENNTLHYYAMIYDAGDFANAKTNAYKIFNHVLSMPFVSSTDSWYMDEDDADFFEEDDEWEYASYYITRYANETNSIMLNFNAEIDQNELLVVFMVSDLSQNENPTFLKQFLHYSIALNLAAFAGY is encoded by the coding sequence ATGAGAACCAAAATTTTACTTTCCTTTATTTTTTTCTTTGCAACCGTTCAATTTATAGCATTATTTGCACAATCTTCCGATCGTGATGCTGCAAGGTCGGTGGTTAAGATCAAGACGACATTTAAAGGCCCTGATGAAAAAGGAAAAATTGTAACCAAGATCGGTAATGGGACGGGATGGTGTTATGGTAATCCAAGACAAGTGATCACAGCGCTTCATGTTGTTGCAGGAATTCCGGTCAAAGATATTGTGGTTTATACTGACAGGCAACAAAAAGAAAGCGGCGTAATCAAAGTAGTCAGGGTGCTAAAGGAAGCTGATCTTGCATTGCTCGAGCTAGATACCGATTTGGGGATTACTCCCTTATCACTTGCTGATGTTGATCATAATTCAACCGGTGAGTTTTTCATTTGGGGTTATCCTCACGGGATTTTCCACATGGCAGGGGATGATGTGCGGTTTTCCCGAAGTCTTGATCCGCCCCCAACACTCAATAGCCTGGTGAACAATACCGATTTCAAGTTTATCCTTGACGAACAGCAGGGATATCCCTTATCAAAAGTAAGGATATTACGTGTTAGTTCTACCATCCAGCCTGGTCATTCAGGAGCTCCGATTTTAACAAAAAGCGGTCAGGTTATCGGAATTGCCGACGGTGGACTTCGATCGGGTACTGCCCGTTTGAATTGGGCCATCCCAGCCAGTTTTTATATCCCCAAACTTCTTGCTTCAAGCGACCCATTCCCGGGAACAGCATCTTTACAGGCAAATCTATATGCCAGTTACACTGTTGTGCCTGATAATTCAGGAAATGAAATGCAAAATAAAATGATGGAAGACGATGTGAAATATAACATAGTTGGCTCTGGTGATAATGAAATAACAAAGACCTGGAGTGCAAGTTATCAGGAAATATTATCCACAATGGAAGTCGAAGACAGAAATGATATATCTGAAATCACTTCAGCGTTCAATCTGAACATGAACAACACAAGATACGACGTTTATGAAGATTACCAAACTGGAGCAACCATCACCATTCCTGCCGGTGAAACCATGGACTACTCAAACGGTTGGTTTTATACTACCAACGAGAACAATACGCTACACTACTATGCAATGATTTATGATGCGGGTGATTTTGCAAATGCAAAAACCAATGCTTACAAAATTTTCAATCACGTTTTAAGTATGCCATTTGTAAGCAGCACTGATAGCTGGTACATGGATGAAGACGATGCTGATTTTTTTGAAGAAGACGATGAATGGGAATACGCAAGCTATTATATTACCCGCTATGCTAATGAGACAAACAGTATCATGCTGAATTTCAATGCGGAAATTGATCAAAATGAGTTGCTCGTCGTTTTCATGGTCAGTGATCTTTCTCAAAATGAAAACCCTACCTTCCTAAAACAATTCCTGCACTACTCCATTGCATTGAATTTGGCTGCTTTTGCCGGTTATTGA